The following proteins come from a genomic window of Pyxidicoccus sp. MSG2:
- a CDS encoding zinc-dependent alcohol dehydrogenase — protein MKAVVFHGIGDIRLDEVEEPNIEKPTDAVVRLSASAICGTDLHMIRGTMPGMKPGTILGHEGVGYVESLGDDVRNFNVGDRVVICSTIACGNCVYCRSGYHSQCNEANPNGPAAGTAFFGGPATTGPFHGMQAEKVRVPFAHVGMVRVPEGVTDEQAILVSDIFPTGYFGAELAGIKNGDTVAVFGCGPVGLFAIASAKLLGAGRVFAIDCHEDRLDLARTQGAEVINFDQEDPVETLKRLTKGIGVDRAIDAVGVDAMHAHHGPAEKVARVEKAEFKREVKEVAPRTKPDGDNWVPGDAPAQALLWAVDALAKAGTLSIIGVYPQQARTFPIGMAMNKNLTLRMGNCNHRKYVPKLLELVRTGVVDPTSILSHVEPMGSAIDAYRNFDLRKPGWVKVELEPSQIQ, from the coding sequence ATGAAGGCTGTCGTTTTCCATGGGATTGGGGACATCCGGCTCGACGAGGTGGAGGAGCCGAACATCGAGAAGCCGACGGACGCCGTCGTCCGCCTGAGCGCGAGCGCCATCTGCGGCACGGACCTCCACATGATTCGCGGCACCATGCCCGGCATGAAGCCGGGCACCATCCTCGGCCACGAGGGCGTGGGCTATGTCGAGTCGCTCGGTGACGACGTGCGCAACTTCAACGTCGGCGACCGCGTCGTCATCTGCTCCACCATCGCCTGCGGCAACTGCGTCTACTGCCGCTCCGGCTACCATTCCCAGTGCAACGAGGCGAATCCCAACGGGCCCGCCGCGGGCACCGCCTTCTTCGGCGGCCCGGCGACGACGGGGCCCTTCCACGGCATGCAGGCGGAGAAGGTCCGGGTGCCCTTCGCGCACGTGGGCATGGTGAGGGTGCCCGAGGGCGTCACCGACGAGCAGGCCATCCTCGTCTCCGACATCTTCCCCACCGGCTACTTCGGCGCGGAGCTGGCGGGAATCAAGAACGGCGACACCGTGGCGGTGTTCGGCTGCGGGCCGGTGGGCCTGTTCGCCATCGCCAGCGCGAAGCTCTTGGGCGCCGGTCGCGTCTTCGCCATCGACTGTCACGAGGACCGGCTGGACCTGGCCCGCACGCAGGGCGCCGAGGTCATCAACTTCGACCAGGAGGACCCCGTCGAGACGCTCAAGCGCCTCACCAAAGGCATCGGCGTGGACCGCGCCATCGACGCGGTGGGCGTGGACGCCATGCATGCCCACCACGGCCCTGCGGAGAAGGTCGCCAGGGTGGAGAAGGCCGAGTTCAAACGCGAGGTGAAGGAGGTCGCCCCCAGGACGAAACCGGATGGCGACAACTGGGTGCCGGGAGATGCCCCCGCGCAGGCGCTGCTGTGGGCGGTGGACGCGCTGGCGAAGGCGGGCACGCTGTCCATCATCGGCGTCTACCCGCAGCAGGCGCGCACGTTCCCCATCGGCATGGCGATGAACAAGAACCTCACGCTGAGGATGGGCAACTGCAACCACCGCAAGTACGTCCCCAAGCTGCTGGAACTGGTGCGCACCGGCGTCGTGGACCCCACGTCCATCCTGTCCCACGTGGAGCCCATGGGGAGCGCCATCGACGCGTACCGCAACTTCGACCTGCGCAAGCCGGGCTGGGTGAAGGTGGAGCTGGAGCCGTCGCAGATTCAGTGA